The DNA window GATATTCCTAGCGAGCCACCTAGCAATGTGTCACATATGCGAGCACAGGCACAAGCGCCTCGTCATTCAAAGGGAGGGGGGACTGCGTCAACAGCTAAAAGATTTTCCGCTGACTTGGACACACGAGACGTTGTTAGATGGTTCGTAGGAAAATCTGATCGACAAGATCGTTTACTCCGCGTCATTATTCAGGACAAgaaggaggaattgagcgtgatgaCACTTATACTTGTGGCACCAACCCTAGTTTTCGTGGAGAAATGCTAACGTG is part of the Necator americanus strain Aroian chromosome V, whole genome shotgun sequence genome and encodes:
- a CDS encoding hypothetical protein (NECATOR_CHRV.G19520.T1); translation: MDIPSEPPSNVSHMRAQAQAPRHSKGGGTASTAKRFSADLDTRDVVRWFVGKSDRQDRLLRVIIQDKKEELSVMTLILVAPTLVFVEKC